A genomic region of Venturia canescens isolate UGA chromosome 9, ASM1945775v1, whole genome shotgun sequence contains the following coding sequences:
- the LOC122415921 gene encoding uncharacterized protein isoform X2: MKFRFGIIVFSVVALAFAIVQVNSETVEADSIVRREADPGVKPIQRKMNKKMGKRGRDVDQAIDQMNFEEASAETMVRREADPGMLSALLSLIPGIGK; the protein is encoded by the exons ATGAAGTTTCGTTTCGGTATTATCGTTTTCTCGGTCGTGGCTCTGGCGTTCGCCATCGTCCAAGTCAACTCCGAGACCGTCGAAGCTGACAGCATAGTCCGTCGCGAGGCTGATCCTGGGGTGAAACCTATAcaacgaaaaatgaataaaaaaatgggcaaaag AGGCCGTGACGTCGATCAAGCGATTGaccaaatgaattttgaggaagCCAGTGCCGAAACGATGGTCCGTCGAGAAGCTGATCCCGGAATGCTGTCAGCGCTACTGAGCTTAATACCAGGCATAGGCAAATG a
- the LOC122415920 gene encoding uncharacterized protein isoform X1: MNFRFGLISLLVALVFAVAQVNSEEAEAGINKRSAEPINAQAQALIDEIKKRMGRDADPSKKLLDMIRAQRKGKRSPEADPGMMSALMGMLSKVGLGKRSAEPINAKAQALIDEIKRKMGRDADLSKKLLDMIRAQRKGKRSPEADPGMMSALMGMLSKVGLGKRSAEPIDAKAQALIDEIKKRLGRAADPGKVSMAQLLEMIKANKKKGKRSPNPDPGMITAILKTIPGLNLFVKRSAEPMNIARERRNPDPSILDVITDGVNAAMNAMG, translated from the exons ATGAATTTCCGTTTTGGATTAATCTCCTTGCTTGTGGCACTGGTTTTCGCCGTTGCCCAAGTCAACTCTGAGGAAGCTGAAGCAGGCATCAACAAACG GAGTGCTGAGCCTATCAATGCCCAGGCGCAGGCACTCATTGATGAGATCAAAAAAAGGAT GGGTCGTGATGCTGATCCatcgaaaaaacttttggaCATGATCAGAGCCCAACGAAAAGGAAAGAGAAG CCCTGAAGCTGATCCTGGAATGATGAGCGCATTAATGGGCATGCTATCGAAGGTTGGTTTGGGAAAACG GAGTGCTGAGCCTATCAATGCCAAGGCGCAGGCACTCATTGATGAGATCAAAAGAAAGAT GGGTCGTGATGCTGATCTatcgaaaaaacttttggaCATGATCAGAGCCCAACGAAAAGGAAAGAGAAg CCCTGAAGCTGATCCTGGAATGATGAGCGCATTAATGGGCATGCTATCGAAGGTTGGTTTGGGAAAACG GAGTGCTGAGCCCATCGATGCTAAGGCACAGGCACTCATCGATGAGATCAAAAAACGACT CGGTCGTGCTGCTGATCCAGGAAAAGTGAGCATGGCTCAACTCTTGGAAATGATCAAAGCcaataagaaaaaaggaaagagaag CCCTAATCCTGATCCCGGAATGATCACGGCAATCTTGAAAACGATACCAGGATTAAACCTTTT TGTCAAGAGATCTGCTGAACCGATGAATATCGCCCGGGAACGCCG AAATCCTGATCCGAGTATCTTGGATGTTATCACCGATGGCGTCAACGCAGCCATGAACGCGATGGGTTAA
- the LOC122415920 gene encoding uncharacterized protein isoform X2 produces the protein MNFRFGLISLLVALVFAVAQVNSEEAEAGINKRSAEPINAQAQALIDEIKKRMGRDADPSKKLLDMIRAQRKGKRSPEADPGMMSALMGMLSKVGLGKRSAEPINAKAQALIDEIKRKIAQRKGKRSPEADPGMMSALMGMLSKVGLGKRSAEPIDAKAQALIDEIKKRLGRAADPGKVSMAQLLEMIKANKKKGKRSPNPDPGMITAILKTIPGLNLFVKRSAEPMNIARERRNPDPSILDVITDGVNAAMNAMG, from the exons ATGAATTTCCGTTTTGGATTAATCTCCTTGCTTGTGGCACTGGTTTTCGCCGTTGCCCAAGTCAACTCTGAGGAAGCTGAAGCAGGCATCAACAAACG GAGTGCTGAGCCTATCAATGCCCAGGCGCAGGCACTCATTGATGAGATCAAAAAAAGGAT GGGTCGTGATGCTGATCCatcgaaaaaacttttggaCATGATCAGAGCCCAACGAAAAGGAAAGAGAAG CCCTGAAGCTGATCCTGGAATGATGAGCGCATTAATGGGCATGCTATCGAAGGTTGGTTTGGGAAAACG GAGTGCTGAGCCTATCAATGCCAAGGCGCAGGCACTCATTGATGAGATCAAAAGAAAGAT AGCCCAACGAAAAGGAAAGAGAAg CCCTGAAGCTGATCCTGGAATGATGAGCGCATTAATGGGCATGCTATCGAAGGTTGGTTTGGGAAAACG GAGTGCTGAGCCCATCGATGCTAAGGCACAGGCACTCATCGATGAGATCAAAAAACGACT CGGTCGTGCTGCTGATCCAGGAAAAGTGAGCATGGCTCAACTCTTGGAAATGATCAAAGCcaataagaaaaaaggaaagagaag CCCTAATCCTGATCCCGGAATGATCACGGCAATCTTGAAAACGATACCAGGATTAAACCTTTT TGTCAAGAGATCTGCTGAACCGATGAATATCGCCCGGGAACGCCG AAATCCTGATCCGAGTATCTTGGATGTTATCACCGATGGCGTCAACGCAGCCATGAACGCGATGGGTTAA
- the LOC122415920 gene encoding uncharacterized protein isoform X3 — MNFRFGLISLLVALVFAVAQVNSEEAEAGINKRSAEPINAQAQALIDEIKKRMGRDADPSKKLLDMIRAQRKGKRSPEADPGMMSALMGMLSKVGLGKRSAEPIDAKAQALIDEIKKRLGRAADPGKVSMAQLLEMIKANKKKGKRSPNPDPGMITAILKTIPGLNLFVKRSAEPMNIARERRNPDPSILDVITDGVNAAMNAMG; from the exons ATGAATTTCCGTTTTGGATTAATCTCCTTGCTTGTGGCACTGGTTTTCGCCGTTGCCCAAGTCAACTCTGAGGAAGCTGAAGCAGGCATCAACAAACG GAGTGCTGAGCCTATCAATGCCCAGGCGCAGGCACTCATTGATGAGATCAAAAAAAGGAT GGGTCGTGATGCTGATCCatcgaaaaaacttttggaCATGATCAGAGCCCAACGAAAAGGAAAGAGAAG CCCTGAAGCTGATCCTGGAATGATGAGCGCATTAATGGGCATGCTATCGAAGGTTGGTTTGGGAAAACG GAGTGCTGAGCCCATCGATGCTAAGGCACAGGCACTCATCGATGAGATCAAAAAACGACT CGGTCGTGCTGCTGATCCAGGAAAAGTGAGCATGGCTCAACTCTTGGAAATGATCAAAGCcaataagaaaaaaggaaagagaag CCCTAATCCTGATCCCGGAATGATCACGGCAATCTTGAAAACGATACCAGGATTAAACCTTTT TGTCAAGAGATCTGCTGAACCGATGAATATCGCCCGGGAACGCCG AAATCCTGATCCGAGTATCTTGGATGTTATCACCGATGGCGTCAACGCAGCCATGAACGCGATGGGTTAA
- the LOC122415921 gene encoding uncharacterized protein isoform X1 — MKFRFGIIVFSVVALAFAIVQVNSETVEADSIVRREADPGVKPIQRKMNKKMGKRNADPRPPPKQMERLREMRKGRDVDQAIDQMNFEEASAETMVRREADPGMLSALLSLIPGIGK; from the exons ATGAAGTTTCGTTTCGGTATTATCGTTTTCTCGGTCGTGGCTCTGGCGTTCGCCATCGTCCAAGTCAACTCCGAGACCGTCGAAGCTGACAGCATAGTCCGTCGCGAGGCTGATCCTGGGGTGAAACCTATAcaacgaaaaatgaataaaaaaatgggcaaaag GAACGCTGACCCACGACCTCCTCCCAAACAGATGGAAAGATTGCGAGAAATGCGAAA AGGCCGTGACGTCGATCAAGCGATTGaccaaatgaattttgaggaagCCAGTGCCGAAACGATGGTCCGTCGAGAAGCTGATCCCGGAATGCTGTCAGCGCTACTGAGCTTAATACCAGGCATAGGCAAATG a